The Pseudomonas bijieensis DNA window CGATCGGTTGTTTATCGGTCTTCTCGGTAGCGCCTACCTGCATATGCTGGTGATCGGCGCCACCGACTGGAGCATCTGGATAGCGTTCGCGTTGTCTCTGGTGTGGCTGTTGGCAGTGATGCGGTGGGGCTAGTCGCGCAGGTTCGCCGATCAGGCTCTTAAACCCAAACAGGAGGTCTCTATGTTCAATAAAAACAATAAGCTGCGACATAGCGTTTCATTGGCAGCCATGCTGGCACTCAGCGGGCTGAGTGCTGCGGCCTGGGCCGACGCCTATGAAGACGCCGCTAAAAAATGGATCGGCAGTGAATTCAAGCCGTCGACCCTGACCGCCGAGCAGCAGCTCGAAGAACTCAAGTGGTTCATCAAGGCCGCCCAGCCGTTTCGCGGGATGAAAATCAACGTGGTCTCGGAAACCATCGCCACCCACGAATACGAGTCCAAGGTGCTGGCCAAGGCCTTTACCGAGATCACCGGGATCCAGCTGACCCACGACCTGCTCCAGGAAGGCGACGTGGTGGAGAAGCTGCAGACCCAGATGCAATCGGACAAGAATATCTATGACGGCTGGGTCAACGACTCGGACTTGATCGGCACGCACTTCCGCTACGGCAAGACTGAATCGATCACTGACCTGATGGCCAACGAAGGCAAGGATTTCACCTCGCCGACCCTGGACATCAAGGACTTCATCGGCATTTCCTTCACCACCGCGCCGGACGGCAAGATCTATCAACTGCCCGATCAGCAATTCGCCAACTTGTACTGGTTCCGTGCCGACTGGTTCGAGCGCCCCGAGCTGAAGGCCAAGTTCAAGGAGAAATACGGCTACGAGCTGGGCGTACCGGTGAACTGGTCGGCCTATGAGGACATCGCCAAGTTCTTCTCCGAAGACGTCAAGGAAATCGACGGCAAGCGGGTCTACGGCCACATGGACTACGGCAAGAAAGACCCGTCCCTGGGCTGGCGCTTCACCGATGCCTGGTTCTCCATGGCCGGCGGTGGCGACAAGGGCCTGCCCAACGGTTTGCCGGTGGATGAGTGGGGCATTCGTGTCGAAGACTGCCATCCGGTCGGTTCCAGTGTGACCCGCGGCGGCGATACCAACGGACCGGCGGCGGTGTTCGCCACCACCAAATACGTGGACTGGATGAAGAAGTACGCACCACCGGAAGCGGCGGGCATGACCTTCTCCGAATCCGGCCCGGTACCGTCCCAGGGCAACATTGCCCAGCAGATCTTCTGGTACACCGCTTTCACCGCCGACATGACCAAGCCGGGCCTGCCGGTGATGAACGCCGATGGCACGCCGAAATGGCGCATGGCGCCATCGCCGCGTGGTCCGTACTGGGAAGAGGGCATGAAGCTAGGGTATCAGGACGTGGGTTCCTGGACATTCATGAAGTCCACGCCGGAGAAACAGAAACTCGCCGCCTGGCTCTACGCGCAGTTCGTGACGTCCAAGACCGTGTCGCTGAAAAAGACCATCGTCGGCCTGACGCCGATTCGTGAGTCGGACATCAACTCTCAGGCCTTGACCGACCTGGCGCCGAAACTCGGTGGCCTGGTGGAGTTCTACCGCAGCCCGGCCCGTGTGCAATGGACCCCGACCGGGACCAACGTGCCGGACTATCCACGCCTGGCGCAACTGTGGTGGAGCCACATCGCCGAAGCAGCAAGCGGCGAGAAGACCCCGCAACAGGCCCTCGATGGGTTGGCCAAGGACCAGGACGCGATCATG harbors:
- a CDS encoding extracellular solute-binding protein; amino-acid sequence: MFNKNNKLRHSVSLAAMLALSGLSAAAWADAYEDAAKKWIGSEFKPSTLTAEQQLEELKWFIKAAQPFRGMKINVVSETIATHEYESKVLAKAFTEITGIQLTHDLLQEGDVVEKLQTQMQSDKNIYDGWVNDSDLIGTHFRYGKTESITDLMANEGKDFTSPTLDIKDFIGISFTTAPDGKIYQLPDQQFANLYWFRADWFERPELKAKFKEKYGYELGVPVNWSAYEDIAKFFSEDVKEIDGKRVYGHMDYGKKDPSLGWRFTDAWFSMAGGGDKGLPNGLPVDEWGIRVEDCHPVGSSVTRGGDTNGPAAVFATTKYVDWMKKYAPPEAAGMTFSESGPVPSQGNIAQQIFWYTAFTADMTKPGLPVMNADGTPKWRMAPSPRGPYWEEGMKLGYQDVGSWTFMKSTPEKQKLAAWLYAQFVTSKTVSLKKTIVGLTPIRESDINSQALTDLAPKLGGLVEFYRSPARVQWTPTGTNVPDYPRLAQLWWSHIAEAASGEKTPQQALDGLAKDQDAIMTRLERSKAQATCAPKMNPERDAQYWFDQPGAPKPKLANEKPKGETVSYTELLKSWEAARK